Within the Borreliella valaisiana VS116 genome, the region ACAATAACAAGGCTCATTTCTACCTATTTTAGGGGAACTTCTAACCACTTGAACGTTAGAAACGTTTTTATTTTCATTAATAACAATTTCTGAAAGCTCTTTGTGGATTGAATTAAGATTTTTAGACTTCTTTACTGACTTAAAATCAGAAGGATTACTATCCAATTTTAACTGAAGAACTCGCCTTATGGTAGAAACTTTAATATCTTTAATAAGCTCGCTAAATATAGAAAACCCCTCTTCTTTGTACTCTGTAATTGGATTTTTATTAGCATAAGACCTTAGATAAACAGCCTCTCTTAAAGAGTCTAAATTTGCAAGATGCTCTTGGAATTTAAAATCAATATTTTTCAAATATTCATATCTTAAAAATCCATTAAAAAGATCTCTACCAATTAAATTTTCCTTCTCGTCTAAATTAGCCTTTGCTATTTGCATTAACTTAGCCTTTAAGTCGAGAGAATTAATATTTTCAATAGGGCCAAGACTTTCAAGCATATAGGCAAAAATTAAATTTACTTCATTTAAAAAAACATTTGAAACTGAGCCGCCTTTTGTCCCCTCAAGCAAAAAACTAAGATATTCTTCTAAAGCAATAAGAATACGATCCTTAATAGCTGTATCTTCAAGAATAGAATTTCTCTGGGCATAAATAAAATCTCTCTGCTTTGTAATAACATCGTCATACTCTAACAAATGTTTTCTAATTTCAAAATTTCTGTCTTCTACTCTTTTTTGGGCATTAATTAAAGATTTAGTTAAAAGAGAATGCGTAATAGGCTCTCCCGTTGCCATTCCAAGCTTGCCCATTAATGACCTTAGGTTGTCTCCAGCAAAAAGACGCATTAAATCATCTTCAAGCGAAACATAAAATCTTGAACGCCCAGGATCACCTTGTCTTCCGCTACGCCCACGAAGTTGATTGTCTATTCGCCTTGATTCGTGGCGTTCACTACCAATAACGTAAAGCCCCCCAAGACTTTTAACCTCATTATAATCTTTTAAATAATTTTCTCTTTCATTTTTAACAGCCTCTTGAAATTCTTCAAGGCTTACATTGGTTCCAATTTTTTTTCTAACCCTGTGTTCAATATTGCCTCCAAGTTTAATATCAGTACCACGACCAGCCATATTTGTTGCTATTGTAACTGCGTGTTTTGCTCCAGCTTCAGCAATAATAAATGCTTCTCGAGAATGATTTTTTGCATTAAGAACCTCATGCTTAATCCCTCTATCTTTAAACATAGCTGATAAAATCTCAGATTTTTCAATAGAAACAGTTCCCACTAAAACCGGTTGCCCCTTTTTGTAAGTTTTATAAACCTCATCTGTAATTGCATTAAACTTAAATTCTTCCGTATAATAAATAGTATCATCCTCATCTATTCGAGCTAACAATCTATTTGTTGGAACTACAACTACATCAAGATTATATATTTTATGAAACTCCTTAGCTTCTGTATCAGCTGTACCCGTCATGCCAGAAATTTTATCAAACATTCTAAATAGATTTTGAAAAGTAATGGTTGCCATGGTCTTATTTTCATTAGCAACTCTAACTCCTTCTTTAGCCTCAATAGCTTGATGAAGTCCATCAGAATATCTTCGCCCTGTTAAAACTCGACCAGTAAATTCATCTACAATCTCAACACCAGAATCACCAACAATATATTCTCTATTTTTTAAAAAAAGTAAATGCGCTTTCAAGGCTTGAGTCATATAATGAACATAATTAAAATTTGAATCGGTATACATAGACCCACTAATAATGCCTTTAGAGATTAAAAGCTGTTCAAGATTATTAAGTCCTTTGGCAGTAAAAGAAATTCTTTTGGATTTTTCATCAACAGTATAATCACCATCAAGATCATCTATTTCTAAAGGATAATCACCTGTTTTGGAATCCTTGGAACACTCTTTTAAAAAAGATACAAGAGAATTAACCTCAAGATAAGCATTGGTGTTGCCATCAGTAGGCCCCGAAATAATTAAAGGGGTTCTTGCCTCATCGATCAAAATAGAATCGATCTCATCAATAATACAATAATTGAACTTTCTTAAAGACTTTTCATTCAAGTCATAACGCATATTATCTCTTAAGTAATCAAATCCAAGTTCATTATTTGTAACATAAGTAATATCTTTGGCATATTGAGCCTTTCTTAGCTCATAATCCATATTAGATAGAACAACCCCCACACTGACACCCAAAAGATCAAAAACCGGCTTCATCCAATTGGAATCACGCTCAGCAAGGTAATCATTAACAGTAACAATGATAACCCCATCTCCTGTCAAACTATTCAAATAAGCTGCTTGAACTGATGAGAGGGTTTTTCCTTCTCCTGTTTTCATCTCTATTATTTTACCTTTGTGAAGAGCAAGTCCTGCAATGATTTGAACATCATAAGGCCTTTCTTTAAGACGCCTTCTAGCAGCTTCTCTAGAAAGAGTAAAAGCTCGCTCTAAAATATTTTCTAAAGAATTCCCCGATTTTAATTCATTTTTAAGCTTTTCAGTCTCTTTTGAAAAATCTTCATCTTTTAACAATAATGCCCAACGCTCAAGTTTATTAATATTTCTTAACGTTGGAAGATAATCTTTTAAATCTCTTTTACTTTTTGAGCCAATGGTTGTCTCAAGTACTGCTTTTAACATGGTAGGTATTAATTCTCCTAAATAATTGACTTAAAGTCATTTTAAATAATAATATAAAAATATGAAAAAGCACTATAAAACTTTTACATTCAGCTTATTTTTTGCAATTATATCATGTAACACTAAAACTTTAAACGAACTGGGAGAAGAACAATTCAAAATACCATTTGGAACACTTCCTGGCGCAATAATGCCTTTGGATGACAAATTTACAAATTCAAAATTTGATATCAAAACATACAATGGACTAGTATACATTGCAGAAATAAAAACAAATAAATTAATGATTTTTAACTCATACGGAAAACTAATACAAACTTATCAAAATGGAATATTTAAAACAAACCCCGATTTAAAAATAAAAAAAATAGATTTTGAAGGAATCCAAGCAATATATCCGCTAAAAGATTTTATTATTGTTGCAGATAAGCTAAATAATAAAAAATCAAAGTTCAATCAAAAAGAAAATATTGCCTACTTTATGAGAATACTAATATTAAACAAAAACTCGTCTGTAGAAGTTTTGGGCCAGGAAGGTTTAAACGGCACGCCATTTCCGCAAATTTACGATGTTAACGTTGATGAAAATGGAAACATTGCAATAATATCAATATATAGCGAAGGCTATATAGTATATTCTTATAATAAAGAATTTTCTCCGCTTTATAAAATTTACGTTAATAACAACCTACTAAATATGGTAGACAACCAAAATAAAAAATACAATATTTCAATAGACAAGGTTTTTTTTGAAGTTAACAAAAAAACTCTTTATGTAAAGATCACTTACTATGAAAACATTGGTGATAATGAAAACATAAACGATCTTGGAATTAAAATTAAAGATCAATATATCTATAAAATGAGTTTAAAAAAAAACAAAGAACTGGAAGTAATAAGTAAAATTGCTCTTCCTAAAAACTTATTAGATGATAAACAAGAAAGCTTTATCAACATTATAAAAATACAAAAAGATAAAATAATAGCATCTACTAATATGAAAAATTTATCTAATAATTTAATATGGAAATTAGACAACAAAGGTTTAATTAAAGACCAAATAGCTTTAATTGAGCCTTCGAATTTAATATTTCTCTCTGAAAGTTTATCTAAAGATGGAATACTTAGCATACTTTATGGCGGAAAAACTGGTGTTAGTGTTTACTGGTGGAACTTAAATACGTTATTAAAGCTATAATTATAAAAGGTTAAATTTGCAAATCTAATGAAAAAGATTGATTGCAATCAACAAATAGAAATTAAATACCAAAAAAAATTGAAAAAACATGTCATTATTGGAATAATCTTTGTTATAATTCTTTTATTTTTTAAATTTTTTTTAATTCCTAGAGTTCAAAATTACGAAAATAATAAAGACAATGTCAAAATGATAATAAGCTACAAGCAAGACAAAGGCAAATTATCCCTAAAAATAAACATAAAAACGAAAAAAATCTCTAACCTGGGAAAAGCTAAGCTAGATATTTACCTGGATAACAGATTAATTGAAAGCAATATGCTTTATATAAGCAATAAAAACTTTACAACATATGCTAATATAATCTATCAAAATGAAAGTTTATTAAGTATAATACTAAAAAGCACTGGTAATAATAATGTTTTTTATAGTAAAAGAATAAAAATTAGGGGATAAAATATGATGCAAATATACTTCATGTCTGTTTTGCTTAACATCTTAGGGGGAATAATACTTGCATTCCCAATATTAATAGAAAAAATAAAATTTTTGAAAATTTTTGAAGATTTTGTAAATTTAATAAACGATAACAAAAAGGTAAAAAACATTTTTGGATTATTATTTTTAATAACTAGTACACTTGAAATAATTAAACCCTACAAATTGCCAATAATTGGAAATTTAATTCCAGCTATAAGTTTATTTTTAATTGGATTTATCTTGTTTTTAAAACAAAAATTGCCTACAGAAGTTCAAAATAATAACAAATATGGCAAATTTCAATCAATACTTGAAAATAATCAACAGTTAATTGGCATTATATCAATCATTATAGGAATAATTCATTTTTTAGCAGCAGAAATACCTTTATTGTAAGATTACAAATATAATTCTTAAAGAATAAAACTATTAAAAAGCAACTTGACTTTGGCATAAGTATTCTATATCATTATTACAATTTAATATGATATGATTTTAATCACCTCTCAATAAAAATCATAAATGGTATAAAGGAAGAAGATATAATGCTATTTAGAATACATAAACGTTTAAAATTAATGGCAGTGCTTATGTTAATGCTGGGTTGCGCTTTTTTTAAAAAGCCACAACCTGTACAACAAGACGGCAAAATTGGAAAACCAATAAGCAATGAAAAATTGCCCTTAAACGATGGAAAATTACATTTACTATCAGGCAAAATTTTGAATAAAAAATTGCCAGTAGTAAATGAAAATCGTGACGTAACTTGGATAAAAACAAAGGCAATGACAATCTTAGATGAATATGGACAAGCAATGCCAGAATTTAAAAACAAATTTGGATATTCTTATATACTATCTCCTATAAAAATGAATGATGAATATAGTAGTTTCACATCACTATTAATACTTTTTGAAACAACTAAAAATGGAGACAAAGAATATGAAATTGAGGATATTAAACTTATCACAGCTGGTTCCAACCTAGAACTTAAAAATCCTCTTCTAGTTGTTGAAAATTCACAAGAAGAAGGATATGTTACTGCATATCCATTTGGAATCTTGATGGACGAAGAACTTAGAAAAGCTTTTCAATTAACATATCAAAATGGTCATTGGAATTATATGCTTGCAAATTTAACCGTTAAAAACAAGATTACTCAAAAAACTGAAATTTATAAAATTTCTCTTAATTCAAAATTAATTATTGACTTTATAAAAGAAGTATTAAAAGAAAATCCCATCTTAAAAGAAACAAATGGAGATTTATTTGAAGATATATAAATATAAACAAAAGGAAATATTGTATGATCATTAAAAAATTTATTTTAACTGTAATAATTATTTCTCTAGCTAAAAATATTTTTTCTCAAAACGAAATTAATATCTTCGAGAATGAAAATTATATTGTAAAAGAAAATATAAAAACAAAAATTAAAAAACTAAAACAAAGTTTTTTACTTGCATCTGTCGATATTGCCGTTAGTCAGCCTTACATGGAATTAGTAGATTTGAATGGAGCCCCAATAAAAGAACTCGTTGGGGTTAGCTATTCATTTATAAATGTATTTTCAAAAATTGGATCTTCTGCTATTATTTCGTTTGACCTATCAAACGAAGCTTCTAGGAAATATAAAATTACAAAATTAGAATTTTTAACTCCAGATAAAGGAAATTTTATTAATAATATAAGCATCCTCACTAGTGGAAAGCAACAATCAAAAAAAGAGCTTTCAAAAGACGCCTATTCATTTGGCACATTAAAACCCGAATCTCTCTCAAAAACAATTGCAGAATATTACAAGGATAACAATTGGCATTATATTTTAGCAAAAATAACAGTAGAAAATAATATAAATAAAGAAACTAAAAGATATGAAATTAGAATTAACCCTAAAATATATAACGATTTCCAAAAAAAATTGAGATTACATTTTAAAAGCAACCAAATAAAAAAATTCCCAATACCCATCATAAAATAAATCACAAATTAATAGAAAAAAAGATTTTTACTTCTCTAAGAAAGCTAAATATATGATAATAAAACAATGATCAGCAACAAAACAATAATAATAAATTTAAATAATTTAGAGCATAACTTAAATTTAATTAAAAATAAAATTGGTGAAAAAGAAATAGTGGCTACCTTAAAAGCCGACGCATATGGCCACGGACTTATTAATATCTTTAAATTTTTAAAATCAAAAAAAATAAATTATTTTGGACTTTCCAATATTGAAGATGCCAAAAAACTTAAAAAAATTGATAAAAGTATAAAAATATTGATGTATATTAAAGTGGATAAAAAAGAAATTAAAAATTTGATTAAACTTGAATTATTACCATTTGTTGCTGATTTTGAATATCTATTTTTAATAGAAAAAGAATGTGCATTACAAAAAAAGAAAATAAAAGTTCACTTAAAAATTGATATTGGTATGAATAGATATGGAATAAAAATAGATAGTGCCCTTGAAATAGCCACATATATTCAAAATTCAAAATTTCTAGAACTAGAAGGAGTCTGCTCACACCTCCCAACAACAGAAAACTTTAAAACCACACAAAAACAAATAGAACAATTCTTATTCTTTTTGGAAACACTTAAACAAAAAAACATAAATCCAAAATTTGTTCATATTTCTAATTCAGGCCATATTCTCAACTACAAATTAAACCCACAATTTAATATGGTAAGACCAGGCCTTATTCTTTACGGTTATTCCCCATTTCCAAAAAACAAAAAAACTATTCTAAATTTTAAACCCGTATTAAATTTATTTTCAAAAGTAATATTTATTCAAAATGTAAAAAAGGGTGAAAAAATTTCATATTCGGGTATATTTCAAGCCAAAAAGGATATGAAAGTGGGCATTATTCCAATTGGATATTTTGATGGAATACCTCAAAATATAAATAATAATTTTTATTTTCTAATAAACAACAAAAAATGTAAAATAAGAGGAAAAGTTTGCATGAATATAACAATAGTAGAAATCCCCAAAGACTTAAAAGTTAAAACGGGTTCAAAAGTAGAAATTGTATCAGAAAAATTAAGTATAGATAAAATGAGTAAGTTTTCTAAAAGAAGTAATTATGAATTACTATGTAATATAGGAAAATATGAGAACAAAAAATACTTAGATTAAAGTACCTAAAGAGTCAAATTTTTGAAAATCTATTAAATTGCCCCTAGCATCATAAATCCACTTATAAATTGAAAATCCCCCAACATCATCTCTTAATCTTAAATCCGGACCATGATTTGACTGTTTTGATATTTTTCCAAATTTATTGTACTCATATTTATAAACACTAACTCCATGAATATCGTCCTGCAATTGTCCTAAGCTGCCAAAATTTTTTTGGGAAATAAGCCTATTTTGTTTATCATATTCATATAAATATTCAAAAACAAAATTACAATCAGCAACCAAAACCCCATCCTTAGAAAAATTTTTCTTTGAAATCATATTGCCATTAGAATCGTAACTAAATTTATACTTTGAAACTCCTTCAAAATTATCTATTGGATTAACAAAATCCCCACCAAAATGTTCTTGAGCAATCAAAAATCCTTCTTTGTCGTAAGAGTACCTGTAAATCATCACACCTTTAACATCAGCTATTAAGTTAAAATTTTTATCAAAAAAAATATTTTCTATTAGATAAAAGTTATCATCATATTTATAACTATAAATAGCAATTCCTTTGAAATTATCCATTATTTCATACTTTTCCTCATAAACAGTTGGAATATCTCTATTATAGTTTTTATTAATTTTATTACTATAGTTTATTATCCTTTTTTCATTATTTTGAATATAAAGAATGGTTTTCTTCATGGCATAACCGTTTTGACTGATTGTTAAATTATTATTATTGTCATAATTATATTCTTTATAATAACAATCTTTGTCTTTAAAATAATATTCATAACGATAGATTGCTACATTATTTTCATCAGGAGTTAAGTTATTATTAATATCATAATTTAAAATCTCAATAACTTTTCCATCAACATCATAATGATATATTTTAGTAGCTACTGAGAATGGATTTGAAGCAACGTAAGCTGAATTATCAAGAAATTCCTCTTTAATAAGATTATGATTAGCATCATAAGTCAATCTAAACCCACAAGTACCATTTTTTGATCTTACAATGTAACCATTCTCATCGTAATACAAAACCGTTTTAACAAATTTGCCATGATCATAAGTAATCTTTGTAAAATACACATTATTTAAATCTTTAATTTGAATTCCTGACTCATTAAATCTGTAAACACTAAACTCTCTCTCATTATCGTATAAAAAATGATAATAAGAAACGTCATATCTATCCCTAACCATTTCATTGGATCTATTGTAATTAAAAATATTTTTAATCCTGCCATCACTCATGTACTCTATATGTTCAATGTAAACACCATTGTTATTTTTAAAAGCAAGTCCCCTATTTAAAAATATGCGCCTTTCACTGTGCCTGGATCTTTCTATTTTAATTTGGTTTGCATTAAAAAAAGAAGGCATTAAAATGCTAAGCTTACCAATATAATCAACTAAAATAAGATTATTATTGCGATCATAAGTAAATTTGTATCCATACTCTTCCTCAGACTCTTCTTTTGTAATCTCATATTTACCTACTATGTTGTAATTAACAGAATAATCTGCAAACCTATAGTAAACTTCTTTTGAAAAAAGAGAAGCACTGACAAAAAATATTATAAATAACATGAATAAATTCCTTGATAAATCAACTTTATTTTGATAGATTTTATTATACAATAAAAATCCATCAAAAGGAGCTTTAAAATGGCAAAAATTTCTAAAAACGCGCAAAGAATGGGTTCAAAAGAACTAATAAGTCGATGGGGGGGAAAAATTGTAATGAAATCAAAATTTGAAAATGGAAAAATAAAACATTATGCAGAATGTCAAACTTCAAAAAATACAGCAAGAAAGCCAAGGGATTTATTTTAACAAATAAATCCACTTACTTATAAACACTATTTTTTTTGTATTCTATCCCCAAATTTGACCCATGCTTCGTCTTGTTCCTGTTTTGTATAGTTCTTATTTACTGCCTGCTTAGGCGTTGTGCCTTTTTTGGGAAAAGAATTTCTAACTTGTGCTTTTATTTCCTCTCTTTGTCTTCTAATTTTTTCCAATTGTCTTTTAACTCTTTCGTTTGAATCAAAAAGACCACTTCCACTTCTATTCAAACCAGCTCTAAAATCCAATCTGGATAAAGCCTCTTTATAACTTTGATGCTTACCTGTCAAAAACAAAACAATTCTTTTAAACAAACTCAAATCTTTATAAGCAGCATTCAAAAGTGA harbors:
- the secA gene encoding preprotein translocase subunit SecA — encoded protein: MLKAVLETTIGSKSKRDLKDYLPTLRNINKLERWALLLKDEDFSKETEKLKNELKSGNSLENILERAFTLSREAARRRLKERPYDVQIIAGLALHKGKIIEMKTGEGKTLSSVQAAYLNSLTGDGVIIVTVNDYLAERDSNWMKPVFDLLGVSVGVVLSNMDYELRKAQYAKDITYVTNNELGFDYLRDNMRYDLNEKSLRKFNYCIIDEIDSILIDEARTPLIISGPTDGNTNAYLEVNSLVSFLKECSKDSKTGDYPLEIDDLDGDYTVDEKSKRISFTAKGLNNLEQLLISKGIISGSMYTDSNFNYVHYMTQALKAHLLFLKNREYIVGDSGVEIVDEFTGRVLTGRRYSDGLHQAIEAKEGVRVANENKTMATITFQNLFRMFDKISGMTGTADTEAKEFHKIYNLDVVVVPTNRLLARIDEDDTIYYTEEFKFNAITDEVYKTYKKGQPVLVGTVSIEKSEILSAMFKDRGIKHEVLNAKNHSREAFIIAEAGAKHAVTIATNMAGRGTDIKLGGNIEHRVRKKIGTNVSLEEFQEAVKNERENYLKDYNEVKSLGGLYVIGSERHESRRIDNQLRGRSGRQGDPGRSRFYVSLEDDLMRLFAGDNLRSLMGKLGMATGEPITHSLLTKSLINAQKRVEDRNFEIRKHLLEYDDVITKQRDFIYAQRNSILEDTAIKDRILIALEEYLSFLLEGTKGGSVSNVFLNEVNLIFAYMLESLGPIENINSLDLKAKLMQIAKANLDEKENLIGRDLFNGFLRYEYLKNIDFKFQEHLANLDSLREAVYLRSYANKNPITEYKEEGFSIFSELIKDIKVSTIRRVLQLKLDSNPSDFKSVKKSKNLNSIHKELSEIVINENKNVSNVQVVRSSPKIGRNEPCYCGSGKKYKNCHGKS
- a CDS encoding LIC_12708 family protein; translation: MKKHYKTFTFSLFFAIISCNTKTLNELGEEQFKIPFGTLPGAIMPLDDKFTNSKFDIKTYNGLVYIAEIKTNKLMIFNSYGKLIQTYQNGIFKTNPDLKIKKIDFEGIQAIYPLKDFIIVADKLNNKKSKFNQKENIAYFMRILILNKNSSVEVLGQEGLNGTPFPQIYDVNVDENGNIAIISIYSEGYIVYSYNKEFSPLYKIYVNNNLLNMVDNQNKKYNISIDKVFFEVNKKTLYVKITYYENIGDNENINDLGIKIKDQYIYKMSLKKNKELEVISKIALPKNLLDDKQESFINIIKIQKDKIIASTNMKNLSNNLIWKLDNKGLIKDQIALIEPSNLIFLSESLSKDGILSILYGGKTGVSVYWWNLNTLLKL
- a CDS encoding S2/P23 family protein is translated as MLFRIHKRLKLMAVLMLMLGCAFFKKPQPVQQDGKIGKPISNEKLPLNDGKLHLLSGKILNKKLPVVNENRDVTWIKTKAMTILDEYGQAMPEFKNKFGYSYILSPIKMNDEYSSFTSLLILFETTKNGDKEYEIEDIKLITAGSNLELKNPLLVVENSQEEGYVTAYPFGILMDEELRKAFQLTYQNGHWNYMLANLTVKNKITQKTEIYKISLNSKLIIDFIKEVLKENPILKETNGDLFEDI
- a CDS encoding S2/P23 family protein → MIIKKFILTVIIISLAKNIFSQNEINIFENENYIVKENIKTKIKKLKQSFLLASVDIAVSQPYMELVDLNGAPIKELVGVSYSFINVFSKIGSSAIISFDLSNEASRKYKITKLEFLTPDKGNFINNISILTSGKQQSKKELSKDAYSFGTLKPESLSKTIAEYYKDNNWHYILAKITVENNINKETKRYEIRINPKIYNDFQKKLRLHFKSNQIKKFPIPIIK
- the alr gene encoding alanine racemase, whose translation is MYDNKTMISNKTIIINLNNLEHNLNLIKNKIGEKEIVATLKADAYGHGLINIFKFLKSKKINYFGLSNIEDAKKLKKIDKSIKILMYIKVDKKEIKNLIKLELLPFVADFEYLFLIEKECALQKKKIKVHLKIDIGMNRYGIKIDSALEIATYIQNSKFLELEGVCSHLPTTENFKTTQKQIEQFLFFLETLKQKNINPKFVHISNSGHILNYKLNPQFNMVRPGLILYGYSPFPKNKKTILNFKPVLNLFSKVIFIQNVKKGEKISYSGIFQAKKDMKVGIIPIGYFDGIPQNINNNFYFLINNKKCKIRGKVCMNITIVEIPKDLKVKTGSKVEIVSEKLSIDKMSKFSKRSNYELLCNIGKYENKKYLD